In Maledivibacter sp., the sequence ATATTAAAGTAATAGGAATAGCAGGGCCAGGAGAACCCCTATATAACCCAGAGACATTCAAGACACTAAAGGTTTTAGATGAAGAATTTAAACAATTCATAAAATGTATTAGTACAAATGGTCTCTTGCTTGAAGATAAATTAGAACAACTTATTAAATATAATGTATCGGCGATAACTGTGACTCTTAATACTTTAAATAGTAATACTGCTAAGATGATATATGATTATACTGCAGGGTACTCCTATGAAGAGTTTATACAAAAGCAAATAAATGGGATAGTCAATGCCGTTAATGAAGGTGTAGCAGTTAAAATCAATACTGTAGCTATTTCTAGTGTAAATCTGGGGGAAATAGAAGAAATAGCCCAATTTGCTTATGAAGTTAAGGCTACGGTGATGAACGTGACTTCTTTAATTCCTCAAGCCAAATTTGCTGGATATAAAAAAATTTCCAGTAAAGAACTACAATACATCAGAGAAGTTTGTTCGAAATATATAAAACAATTATATGGCTGTAGTCAGTGCAGGGCAGATGCTGTGGGTATACCTAACAAGATTTGATACTTGTAGCTAAAAATACTTGATAAGCCCACTAATCACCTACATATAAAAACATCAGCTTGAATTTATAAAGGCGGTTGAAAATCTTGGTATCACAGTTGTTTCTGCTAGAATAAAAGCATAGTCCTGTTTTATTATTAGATCAAATTGCATAATTACCTTCTATAAAAGCCATCTACTATATATGGCTTTGGATTCTCCA encodes:
- a CDS encoding radical SAM protein, which encodes MPVTSFNIMDKHPCYDDNHRSCYGRIHLPVAPKCNIQCGYCDRKYDCVNESRPGVTSKVMTHDQVVDHIKRHNTPVNNIKVIGIAGPGEPLYNPETFKTLKVLDEEFKQFIKCISTNGLLLEDKLEQLIKYNVSAITVTLNTLNSNTAKMIYDYTAGYSYEEFIQKQINGIVNAVNEGVAVKINTVAISSVNLGEIEEIAQFAYEVKATVMNVTSLIPQAKFAGYKKISSKELQYIREVCSKYIKQLYGCSQCRADAVGIPNKI